Within the Pseudomonas chlororaphis subsp. aurantiaca genome, the region GGCAAGCCGGCCGAGGGCCTGATTCGCCTGCGCGCTTCCCACCAGGCCGGATTGCTGGTGCTGGAACTCAGCGACGACGGCAATGGCGTCGACCTGGAACGGGTGCGCCAGAGCATCGTCGAGCGCCAGCTGTCCCCGGCCGAGACCGCTGCCCAACTGAGCGAGGAAGAACTGCTGACTTTCCTGTTCCTGCCGGGCTTCAGCCTGCGGGACAAGGTCACCGAGGTCTCCGGGCGCGGTGTCGGCCTGGACGCGGTGCAGCACATGGTGCGCCAGCTGCGCGGCGCGGTGCAGATGGAGCAGGTGGCGGGGCAGGGCAGTCGTTTCCACCTCGAAGTGCCGCTGACCCTGTCGGTGGTGCGCAGCCTGGTGGTGGAGGTCGGCGAAGAGGCCTACGCCTTCCCGCTGGCGCATATCGAACGCATGTGCGACCTGGAGCCCGACGACATTGTCCAGCTGGAAGGGCGCCAGCATTTCTGGCACGAAGGCCGCCATGTCGGCCTGGTCGCGGCCAGCCAGCTGTTGCAGCGCCCGGCGGGGCAGAGCAATGACTCCACGCTCAAGGTGGTGGTGATTCGCGAGCGCGACGCGGTCTACGGCGTGGCGGTCGAGCGTTTTATCGGCGAACGGACCCTGGTGGTGCTGCCGCTGGACGACCGCCTGGGCAAGGTCCAGGACATTTCCGCCGGGGCCTTGCTCGACGATGGTTCCGTGGTGCTGATCGTCGATGTCGAGGACATGCTGCGTTCGGTGGACAAGCTGCTCAATACCGGCCGCCTGGAGCGCATCGCCCGTCACAATCGCCATCAGGCCGAGACGGCGCGCAAGCGCATCCTGGTGGTCGACGACTCGCTCACCGTGCGAGAGCTGCAACGCAAGCTTTTGCTCAATCGTGGTTATGACGTAGCGGTCGCCGTCGACGGCATGGATGGCTGGAACGCCCTGCGTTCGGAAGACTTCGACCTGCTGATCACCGACATCGATATGCCCCGAATGGATGGGATTGAATTGGTCACACTCCTGCGCCGTGACAATCGCCTGCAGTCGTTGCCGGTGATGGTGGTTTCCTACAAGGATCGCGAAGAGGACCGGCGTCGTGGACTGGATGCCGGAGCTGACTATTATCTAGCCAAAGCCAGTTTCCATGATGACGCCCTGCTGGATGCGGTGGTGGAGCTGATTGGAGGAGCGAGGGCATGAAAATCGCGATCGTCAATGACATGCCCATGGCCGTGGAGGCCCTGCGCCGGGCCCTGGCCTTCGAACCCGCGCATGAAGTGGTGTGGGTCGCGACCAATGGCGCCGAGGCGGTCGAGTACTGCGCGCAGCTGACGCCCGACCTGGTCCTGATGGACCTGATCATGCCGGTGATGGACGGCGTGGAGGCGACCCGCCGGATCATGGCCGAAACCCCTTGCGCCATCGTGATCGTCACGGTGGATCGCCAGCAGAACGTGCATCGGGTGTTCGAGGCCATGGGACATGGCGCGCTGGACGTGGTCGATACCCCGGCCCTGGGGGCCGGCAATGCGCAGGAAGCGGCGGCGCCTTTACTGCGCAAGATCCTCAATATCGGCTGGCTGATCGGCCAGCAGCGCGGCAACCACGTGCGTTCGGCACCGGTGCCGATGCGCACCATGGCGCAACGCAAGGGCCTGGTGGCAATCGGCTCGTCCGCCGGTGGCCCGGCCGCGCTGGAGGTGCTGCTCAAGGGGTTGCCCGCCCATTTCCCGGCCGCCATCGTGCTGGTTCAGCATGTCGACCAGGTGTTCGCCGCGGGCATGGCCGAATGGCTCAGCAGCGCCTCCGGGCTGAAGGTGCGCCTGGCTCGCGAAGGCGAGCCACCGCAGAGCGGCACGGTGCTGCTGGCCGGGACCAACCACCATATCCGGCTGTTGAAGAACGGCACCCTGGCCTACACCGCCGAGCCGGTAAACGAAATCTATCGGCCATCGATCGATGTGTTTTTTGAAAGTGTCGCCAGTTACTGGAATGGTGACGCGGTCGGCGTATTGCTGACCGGCATGGGGCGCGACGGCGCCCAGGGCCTGAAACTGATGCGCGACCAGGGTTACCTGACCATCGCCCAGGACCAGAATAGTAGCGCGGTGTATGGCATGCCCAAGGCGGCAGTTGCCATCGACGCTGCCACAGAGATTCGCCCACTGGACAAGATCGCTCCACGATTGCTGGAGATATTTGCCAAATGACCGACAAACGCAGCTGTCCTGGCCAGGTAGCAACTCAGGTGACAACCCATGAATGATTTACAGCTCGACGATTTTAAAACCGATGAAAATGCTGCGATGGTGCTGCTGGTCGACGACCAGGCAATGATCGGTGAGGCTGTGCGGCGTGGGTTGGCGAATGAAGAAAACATCGACTTCCACTTTTGTGCCGACCCGCACCAGGCCATTGCCCAGGCGATCCGCATCAAGCCGACGGTGATCCTGCAGGACCTGGTGATGCCGGGCCTGGACGGGTTGACGCTGGTGCGCGAGTACCGCAACCACCCGGCGACCCAGAACATTCCGATCATCGTGCTTTCGACCAAGGAAGACCCGCTGATCAAGAGTGCGGCCTTCGCGGCCGGGGCCAACGATTACCTGGTCAAGCTGCCGGACAACATCGAGCTGGTGGCGCGCATCCGTTACCACTCGCGCTCCTACATGACCCTGTTGCAGCGGGACGCGGCCTATCGCGCGCTGCGGGTCAGCCAGCAGCAGTTGCTCGATACCAACCTGGTGCTGCAGCGCCTGATGAACTCCGATGGCCTGACCGGGTTGTCCAACCGCCGGCATTTCGACGAGTACCTGGAGCTGGAATGGCGCCGGGCAATGCGCGACCAGACCCAGTTGTCGCTGCTGATGATCGATGTCGACTACTTCAAGTCCTACAACGACAACTTCGGCCACCTGGAGGGCGATGAAGCCCTGCGCAAGGTGGCGACGGCGATCCGCGAGGCCAGCAGCCGACCGTCGGATTTACCGGCGCGTTATGGCGGGGAGGAGTTTGCCCTGGTGCTGCCGAACACCTCGCCCGGCGGGGCGCGACTGGTGGCCGAGAAACTGCGCCAGACCGTGGCCGCGCTGAAGATTCCGCATATCGCGCCAACCGAAGGGGCCAGCCTGACCATCAGCATCGGTCTGTCGACCATGACGCCGCAGCCGAGCACCAGTTGCCGGCAATTGATCTCGGCCGCCGACAAAGGCCTGTATCTGGCCAAGCACAATGGTCGCAATCAGGTAGGGATCGAGTGAAAAAAACCGCCACCGCGGGGGCCTAAAGCCGCCAGGCGGGCTGCCGCGCCAGCTTGATTACGTTATACTCGCCGGCTTTCAAAAGTTCGCCAACGAGTGCTGCCTGCCATGGAAATCAACCCGATCCTTAACACTATCAAGGACCTGTCCGAGCGCTCCGAAACTATTCGGGGGTATCTTTGACTACGATCAAAAGCATGAGCGTCTGACCGAGGTCAATCGCGAGCTTGAAGATCCGAACGTCTGGAACAAGCCTGAATACGCCCAGGAACTGGGCCGCGAGCGCGCTGCGCTGGCGCAGATCGTCGAGACCCTGGACGAATTGTCCGGTGGCCTGGCCGATTGCCGCGATCTGCTGGACATGGCCGTCGAAGAGAACGACGAAGGCGCTGTGGGCGATGTGGTCGCCGAACTGACCCGTCTCGACGAGGCCCTGGCCAAGCTGGAATTCCGTCGCATGTTCAGCGGCGAGATGGACATGAACAACGCCTACCTGGACATCCAGGCCGGTTCCGGCGGCACCGAAGCCCAGGACTGGGCCAACATCCTGCTGCGCATGTACCTGCGCTGGGCCGCCAAGCGCGGCTTCGACGCCACCATCATGGAACTGTCCGAAGGCGAAGTCGCCGGCATCAAGGGCGCCACCGTGCACATCAAGGGCGAGTACGCCTTTGGCTGGCTGCGCACCGAGATCGGCGTGCACCGCCTGGTGCGCAAAAGCCCGTTCGACTCCGGCGCGCGCCGTCACACCT harbors:
- a CDS encoding hybrid sensor histidine kinase/response regulator, which gives rise to MTPDQMRDASLLELFSLEAEAQTQVLSAGLLALERNPIQADQLEACMRAAHSLKGAARIVGVDAGVSVAHVMEDCLVGAQEGRLYLHPEHIDALLQGTDFLMRIATPGSQVGDQDIAAYVALMEQLIGSSGAPAAGVVLPRVEPGLSPMAELQLEALRIEPEPQVPPFEMPQEVLQETLQETAAALVQKGKRLAEGGERVLRVTAERLNSLLDLSSKSLVETQRLKPYLAALQRLKRMQGNGLHALENLNGHLKEQALGLEALEALEDARRLLAESQQLLIEKTAELDEFGWQASQRAQVLYDTALACRMRPFADVLVGQVRMVRDLGRSLGKQVRLEVEGEKTQVDRDVLEKLEAPLTHLLRNAVDHGIETPEQRLLAGKPAEGLIRLRASHQAGLLVLELSDDGNGVDLERVRQSIVERQLSPAETAAQLSEEELLTFLFLPGFSLRDKVTEVSGRGVGLDAVQHMVRQLRGAVQMEQVAGQGSRFHLEVPLTLSVVRSLVVEVGEEAYAFPLAHIERMCDLEPDDIVQLEGRQHFWHEGRHVGLVAASQLLQRPAGQSNDSTLKVVVIRERDAVYGVAVERFIGERTLVVLPLDDRLGKVQDISAGALLDDGSVVLIVDVEDMLRSVDKLLNTGRLERIARHNRHQAETARKRILVVDDSLTVRELQRKLLLNRGYDVAVAVDGMDGWNALRSEDFDLLITDIDMPRMDGIELVTLLRRDNRLQSLPVMVVSYKDREEDRRRGLDAGADYYLAKASFHDDALLDAVVELIGGARA
- a CDS encoding chemotaxis response regulator protein-glutamate methylesterase, coding for MKIAIVNDMPMAVEALRRALAFEPAHEVVWVATNGAEAVEYCAQLTPDLVLMDLIMPVMDGVEATRRIMAETPCAIVIVTVDRQQNVHRVFEAMGHGALDVVDTPALGAGNAQEAAAPLLRKILNIGWLIGQQRGNHVRSAPVPMRTMAQRKGLVAIGSSAGGPAALEVLLKGLPAHFPAAIVLVQHVDQVFAAGMAEWLSSASGLKVRLAREGEPPQSGTVLLAGTNHHIRLLKNGTLAYTAEPVNEIYRPSIDVFFESVASYWNGDAVGVLLTGMGRDGAQGLKLMRDQGYLTIAQDQNSSAVYGMPKAAVAIDAATEIRPLDKIAPRLLEIFAK
- a CDS encoding response regulator, producing the protein MNDLQLDDFKTDENAAMVLLVDDQAMIGEAVRRGLANEENIDFHFCADPHQAIAQAIRIKPTVILQDLVMPGLDGLTLVREYRNHPATQNIPIIVLSTKEDPLIKSAAFAAGANDYLVKLPDNIELVARIRYHSRSYMTLLQRDAAYRALRVSQQQLLDTNLVLQRLMNSDGLTGLSNRRHFDEYLELEWRRAMRDQTQLSLLMIDVDYFKSYNDNFGHLEGDEALRKVATAIREASSRPSDLPARYGGEEFALVLPNTSPGGARLVAEKLRQTVAALKIPHIAPTEGASLTISIGLSTMTPQPSTSCRQLISAADKGLYLAKHNGRNQVGIE
- the prfB gene encoding peptide chain release factor 2 (programmed frameshift) — protein: MEINPILNTIKDLSERSETIRGYLDYDQKHERLTEVNRELEDPNVWNKPEYAQELGRERAALAQIVETLDELSGGLADCRDLLDMAVEENDEGAVGDVVAELTRLDEALAKLEFRRMFSGEMDMNNAYLDIQAGSGGTEAQDWANILLRMYLRWAAKRGFDATIMELSEGEVAGIKGATVHIKGEYAFGWLRTEIGVHRLVRKSPFDSGARRHTSFSAVFVSPEIDDKVEIEINPADLRIDTYRSSGAGGQHVNTTDSAVRITHVPTNTVVSCQNERSQHANKDTAMKMLRAKLYEQEMQKRNAASQALEDSKSDIGWGHQIRSYVLDASRIKDLRTNIERSDCDKVLDGDIDEYLVASLKSGL